The following coding sequences lie in one Stigmatopora argus isolate UIUO_Sarg chromosome 5, RoL_Sarg_1.0, whole genome shotgun sequence genomic window:
- the setbp1 gene encoding SET-binding protein — protein sequence MEPRDLVGSARPKEAELQGVGAVRNGAGGIGSARSGDVIPGAVAEGEGLEEQGEGLLEEQEFSIKEASFQEGSLKLKIQTTKRTKKPPKSLENYICPPEIRMTIRPQAGESKGGRQGRAGGGAASGRGQKDEDRAPPRKRTYERQFRIPEQREGGLLQLLGDPSPPKHQPRNILPPASTLSPVQPVQHTLTQQFQHIQHQVNPDWISFRAPSVSPANPSDSEPAAVLMGANQGANALMDLNAPLPRTVTQTHSPQRSLTPDLQLPVVTDASILNLTSLSRGKGLQEVNEQLFGNIKRKYGRKDSQKMLSNPHSADMLWGRQSEKETGSPSNSEDRQRYRQEEMTEQFPEEREDRRKDERERTITGRKGDEEDRGIPMLPEEGKGRKRRRKPSLDDSFSVEEQSLRQDSNTTGKYQHKPPEPKVAHKTEIHKNDSRLTSQSDISGEKLEKNERIDKIDKREKGERIDRAEKDDAVRSGADPESSFSMGRMKKNPVGRPKISMDAHKHRDLAPNISKPNFSMSPRLPSPNPSPTPKGNMSPSLSPIPRPNFSPRPRIPQSPSPSHSTISTVSSRSSKTMDRWSYLKAKGHTGITSPQTDSCSSPTMVVDPPSAFPITPSSPLYTNTDSLTAHMPIKRKRGRPKKQPLLTVETIHEGTSTSPLSPLTQDTSAGLIRRRKTNPLNSAINTTLVQMVPTTNSSNSSGLKVKRGRGNSKPVNKGKLRKMQSILNEILSSSSKNGALKSNSTPVTSAMSAMASTIEARLGKQINVSKRGTIYIGKKRGRKPRAESQGSNLPKIARDKPCTSTSSLYDSSAVTAPTSSPSASALPLRPGHSDSTMPSLQPISTLTPKPMARSFLSGGWKLSPPRLLANSPSQLSEGASVKEVTLSPISESHSEETIPSDSGIGTDNNSTSDQTEKGPASRRRYSFDLCGFEAAEAAALEASARGNRARSERQAAVDNFLSQQEKKQKHNRRKRKCLQSRDHLHFLSELEEVVSKLQQLRVSHRRYTCYPQNPYPSIFRLNFHHYYPVTYDTYPCESSPYIRRSADLKAKRRRGRPAKASEPMASKIPFVQGYGYPLAGGNYYAAPYAMPYAPHLSLGYFPPAPPFYLPHHTLGHVAPSPFMRPAAPPPKAFHPSGHSKLQQHRSSGGQLQGPSSRGDVLGSIGSTSAGGLGGTRLHKRKHKHKHKHKDEPLLSPRDRQELGGLFSGAKINSHRNMPIDSSSPLKHQEKRPNGRGSSLGSSLGIFESEKLNSLSDSYYHYRQTAQPRNSFMGSYNSQSQQQESPSFLFLGSQENECGSRSRKMRPTVFGDQGLISLQTARQEPVQMTKCPSPPLSGVPGKRRYKRREVEQIQKEVRRMHSLNFDHVQKILRAKRLQRQAKTGNNIIKRRPGRPRKQPPDGESSLANKTTENPADCHRLDVPVSKRADVRTQGMPVLERCDETPGRPSLRPTLSSQSLDFSNHDSISATIEKVVHKARCVPPPGKGSKRRVRGNGRDNLWAPSNQ from the exons ACATACGAGCGCCAGTTTAGAATTCCTGAGCAGAGAGAAGGAGGCCTGTTGCAGCTCCTGGGAGATCCCTCTCCACCCAAACACCAGCCTCGCAACATTCTTCCTCCTGCATCCACTCTCTCCCCTGTACAACCAGTACAGCACACCCTTACACAACAATTCCAACACATTCAGCACCAAGTCAATCCAGACTGGATCTCCTTCAGGGCCCCTTCGGTTTCTCCAGCCAATCCATCAGATTCCGAGCCAGCTGCAGTATTAATGGGAGCCAATCAGGGCGCAAATGCCCTAATGGATTTGAATGCGCCTCTCCCAAGAACTGTGACCCAAACCCACTCACCTCAGAGATCTTTGACTCCAGACCTTCAGCTGCCAGTTGTTACAGATGCCAGTATTCTCAATCTTACATCTCTCAGCAG GGGGAAGGGTTTGCAGGAAGTTAATGAGCAGCTCTTTGGGAACATCAAGAGGAAGTATGGCAGGAAGGACTCCCAGAAGATGCTCTCTAATCCTCACAGTGCTGACATGCTGTGGGGGAGACAGTCCgaaaaagaaacaggaagcCCGTCTAATTCAGAGGACAGGCAGCGATATAGACAAGAGGAGATGACTGAGCAGTTTCCTGAAGAAAGAGAGGATAGGAGAAAGGATGAAAGAGAGCGAACAATTACTGGTAGAAAAGGAGATGAAGAGGACAGAGGAATCCCTATGCTGCCAGAGGAAGGCAAAGGAAGAAAGAGGCGGAGAAAGCCTTCTTTAGATGACTCCTTTTCAGTTGAAGAGCAATCGCTACGACAGGACTCAAACACCACAGGGAAATACCAACATAAGCCTCCAGAACCGAAGGTAGCTCATAAAACGGAGATTCACAAAAATGATTCCAGGCTTACAAGTCAGAGTGATATCTCTGGGGAGAAGctcgaaaaaaatgaaagaattgaTAAAATTGACAAAAGAGAAAAGGGAGAAAGGATAGACAGGGCAGAAAAAGATGACGCAGTTAGAAGTGGTGCCGATCCAGAATCAAGTTTTAGTATGGGCAGAATGAAAAAGAACCCAGTGGGTCGTCCCAAGATAAGCATGGATGCCCATAAGCACAGAGATCTTGCCCCAAATATCAGCAAACCAAACTTCTCCATGAGTCCCAGGCTCCCGAGTCCAAACCCCAGCCCTACTCCTAAGGGTAATATGAGTCCAAGCCTCAGCCCTATACCGAGGCCCAACTTTAGCCCCAGACCAAGGATCCCCCAGAGTCCCAGTCCGAGCCATAGCACTATCTCTACCGTAAGCTCCAGATCAAGCAAAACTATGGACAGATGGTCATACCTGAAAGCAAAAGGTCACACAGGCATCACCTCACCCCAGACAGATAGCTGCAGTAGTCCGACAATGGTAGTTGACCCACCATCAGCCTTCCCAATAACTCCGTCTAGTCCCCTCTATACAAATACTGACAGCCTGACTGCCCACATGCCCATTAAAAGAAAACGCGGACGCCCCAAGAAACAACCCCTCCTTACTGTAGAAACGATTCATGAGGGCACATCCACTTCACCTTTAAGCCCTCTCACCCAAGATACGTCTGCAGGGCTAATCCGTAGGAGGAAGACTAATCCACTAAACTCAGCAATCAATACAACACTAGTACAAATGGTACCAACAACAAATAGTTCCAATTCCAGTGGTTTGAAAGTAAAACGCGGCAGAGGTAATTCCAAGCCAGTAAATAAGGGTAAACTTCGAAAGATGCAAAGCATCCTGAACGAGATCCTGTCAAGCTCCAGTAAGAACGGCGCTCTGAAGTCTAATTCCACGCCTGTAACCTCTGCTATGAGTGCCATGGCATCAACCATCGAGGCTCGGCTAGGAAAACAGATAAATGTGAGCAAGAGAGGAACGATCTACATCGGTAAAAAAAGAGGTCGTAAACCCCGAGCTGAAAGTCAAGGTTCAAACCTTCCTAAAATAGCACGGGACAAGCCCTGCACATCCACATCTAGTCTCTATGATAGCTCTGCTGTGACCGCCCCCACTTCATCTCCCAGTGCTAGCGCTCTACCCCTGAGACCCGGCCACTCGGATTCCACTATGCCTAGTCTCCAACCCATCTCAACTCTGACCCCGAAACCTATGGCTAGAAGTTTCCTCTCTGGGGGATGGAAATTGTCACCGCCACGTCTTCTAGCTAATTCACCCTCCCAGCTTTCTGAGGGTGCATCAGTTAAGGAGGTTACCTTGTCTCCCATCAGCGAGTCCCACAGCGAGGAGACTATTCCGAGTGACAGCGGTATCGGGACTGACAACAACAGCACTTCGGATCAAACAGAGAAAGGGCCTGCCTCTCGGCGCAG atATTCCTTTGATCTGTGTGGGTTCGAGGCTGCGGAGGCTGCTGCTCTGGAAGCTTCCGCCAGAGGCAACAGAGCTCGGAGTGAACGGCAAGCTGCTGTGGACAACTTCCTTTCCCAGCAGGAGAAGAAGCAAAAACATAATCGACGTAAGAGGAAGTGTCTTCAGAGCCGGGATCATCTTCACTTTCTTTCCGAACTTGAAGAG GTTGTCTCAAAGCTCCAACAGCTGCGAGTTTCTCACAGAAGATATACCTGTTACCCTCAGAATCCATATCCCTCCATTTTCCGCCTCAACTTTCATCATTATTATCCCGTCACCTATGACACCTACCCCTGCGAATCCAGTCCCTATATACGCAGGAGTGCTGATCTAAAGGCCAAGAGGAGACGGGGTCGTCCAGCCAAAGCTAGTGAGCCAATGGCCTCGAAAATACCTTTTGTCCAAGGATATGGCTATCCACTGGCTGGGGGAAATTACTATGCAGCACCATATGCCATGCCTTATGCACCCCATCTAAGCCTAGGCTATTTCCCCCCTGCACCTCCGTTCTACCTGCCTCATCACACCCTTGGTCATGTTGCCCCTTCACCCTTTATGAGACCTGCTGCACCCCCTCCCAAGGCTTTCCACCCCAGTGGACACTCAAAGCTCCAGCAGCATCGCAGCAGCGGTGGTCAACTTCAGGGGCCCTCTTCAAGAGGGGATGTATTAGGCTCCATCGGCAGTACGAGTGCAGGTGGCCTCGGAGGCACCCGCCTCCATAAGAGAAAACACAAGCACAAACATAAGCACAAGGATGAACCCCTTCTTTCTCCGCGAGACCGCCAGGAGTTGGGTGGGCTCTTTAGTGGAGCCAAGATCAATTCACATCGCAACATGCCAATTGACTCATCCAGTCCTTTAAAGCATCAGGAGAAAAGGCCCAACGGTCGAGGTTCGAGCCTAGGATCATCTTTAGGGATTTTCGAGTCGGAAAAGCTTAACTCTCTTTCTGATAGCTACTACCACTATCGTCAGACTGCACAGCCAAGGAACAGCTTCATGGGCAGCTACAATAGCCAATCACAGCAACAAGAATCACCCTCCTTCCTCTTCTTGGGGTCACAGGAGAATGAGTGCGGTTCAAGGAGCAGGAAAATGAGACCTACTGTGTTTGGAGATCAAGGCCTGATTTCGCTGCAAACTGCCAGGCAGGAGCCAGTACAAATGACCAAGTGCCCCAGTCCCCCGCTCTCTG GTGTTCCCGGTAAGCGTCGCTACAAGCGCAGAGAAGTGGAACAGATCCAGAAAGAAGTGAGGAGGATGCATTCTTTGAACTTTGATCATGTACAGAAGATCCTCCGTGCCAAGCGCCTGCAGCGACAAGCCAAAACGGGAAACAACATTATCAAGCGACGACCCGGACGTCCCCGAAAACAACCCCCGGATGGGGAATCCAGTCTGGCCAACAAGACGACGGAGAACCCGGCCGACTGTCACAGGTTGGACGTGCCGGTCAGTAAAAGAGCTGACGTACGGACCCAGGGGATGCCTGTTCTGGAGAGGTGCGATGAAACGCCAGGTAGACCGAGCCTAAGGCCCACTTTGAGCTCACAGTCTCTGGATTTTTCCAATCACGATTCCATCTCAGCAACCATTGAGAAGGTGGTTCACAAAGCCCGCTGCGTGCCTCCGCCTGGAAAAGGAAGCAAACGCAGGGTCAGGGGAAACGGCAGGGACAATTTATGGGCACCCTCTAATCAATAA